A stretch of Chitinophaga caeni DNA encodes these proteins:
- a CDS encoding IS256 family transposase — protein sequence MEQKGKFDYEELKRKTLEQLRSGKSLFGKDGAFAPLLKDILEAALEGEMEVHLDDEQRANGNRKNGKNRKRLKTADGTIDLETPRDRASSFEPQIIKKRETILAESLESKIIGMYGHGMSLRDISAHIKDMYDTEISAATLSSITDKVIPLVKEWQARPLEPLYCIVWLDAMFYKVKEEGKVVNRCVYNILGINTDGRKELLGMYVSESEGANFWLSVLANLQQRGVSDILIACIDNLKGFSEAIATIFPSTAVQTCVVHQIRNSIRYIASKDQKPFMADLKPVYQAVSKEEAESQLDQLDEKWGKKYPVVIDSWRRNWDKLTTYFQYSEAIRRLIYTTNTIEGFHRQVRKVTKTKGAFTSDMALLKLIYLAAQNIQKKWTQPLQNWSLTVSQLSIIFGDRLKLRL from the coding sequence ATGGAACAAAAAGGAAAATTTGACTACGAAGAACTCAAACGGAAGACCTTAGAGCAACTCCGCTCTGGTAAGTCCCTGTTTGGCAAAGATGGGGCTTTCGCACCTCTTCTGAAAGATATTCTCGAAGCTGCACTGGAGGGCGAGATGGAGGTTCATTTAGATGATGAGCAACGGGCAAATGGGAACCGGAAGAATGGCAAAAACCGAAAACGGCTTAAAACAGCAGATGGTACTATCGATCTGGAGACACCCCGTGACCGGGCAAGCAGCTTTGAACCACAGATCATCAAAAAGCGGGAGACCATTCTGGCAGAGAGCCTGGAGAGTAAAATCATCGGTATGTATGGGCATGGCATGAGCTTACGGGACATCTCAGCTCATATCAAAGATATGTACGATACAGAGATTTCAGCTGCGACATTATCTTCCATAACCGATAAAGTTATCCCTCTGGTCAAAGAATGGCAGGCCCGTCCTTTGGAGCCACTGTATTGCATTGTCTGGCTGGACGCCATGTTTTATAAAGTCAAAGAAGAAGGCAAAGTAGTTAACCGTTGTGTTTATAATATCCTTGGTATAAATACCGATGGACGCAAAGAGCTATTAGGCATGTATGTCTCGGAGAGCGAGGGAGCTAACTTCTGGCTGAGTGTCCTGGCCAATCTTCAGCAACGGGGGGTATCTGATATACTTATTGCCTGTATCGATAATTTGAAGGGATTTTCCGAGGCTATTGCCACGATATTCCCCTCTACAGCGGTACAAACCTGTGTCGTACATCAAATCCGCAATTCTATCAGGTACATAGCCAGTAAGGACCAGAAGCCATTTATGGCCGATTTAAAACCGGTTTATCAGGCGGTGAGCAAGGAAGAAGCAGAGTCGCAGCTGGATCAACTGGACGAAAAATGGGGAAAGAAATATCCAGTTGTTATAGACTCCTGGCGCCGGAACTGGGATAAGCTCACTACGTATTTCCAATATTCTGAGGCCATCCGCAGGTTGATCTACACCACTAATACTATCGAGGGGTTCCATCGCCAGGTGCGTAAAGTGACCAAAACCAAAGGAGCCTTTACCTCCGATATGGCCTTGCTGAAATTAATTTACCTGGCTGCCCAGAACATCCAGAAGAAATGGACACAGCCCCTTCAAAACTGGAGTCTGACTGTGTCTCAGCTGTCAATTATATTTGGGGATCGACTGAAATTGCGATTATAA
- a CDS encoding META domain-containing protein yields MKKQFLLLILIYGSWCCACQQQGKKHPTDSTEAQANTQAPSVNLDGTRWQLTQLREQIVLAKDHEKEIYMQFSQENNQVHGFLGCNSFNANFAVNGSKIAITDLVSTRVACPALPTEQGFQTALSEANSFKLEQGNLYLFKQDTLIAEFKSTPIL; encoded by the coding sequence ATGAAAAAGCAATTCTTGCTGCTAATCCTTATTTACGGCTCTTGGTGTTGTGCTTGTCAACAACAAGGCAAAAAACATCCAACAGACAGTACGGAAGCACAGGCCAATACCCAGGCTCCATCGGTTAATTTAGATGGTACCCGCTGGCAATTAACCCAGCTCAGGGAACAAATTGTCCTGGCAAAGGATCACGAAAAGGAAATTTATATGCAATTTTCACAAGAAAATAACCAGGTTCATGGTTTTTTGGGCTGTAATAGCTTCAATGCCAATTTTGCGGTCAACGGTTCGAAGATCGCGATCACGGACTTGGTCAGCACAAGGGTGGCCTGCCCTGCCTTACCAACAGAACAGGGCTTCCAAACCGCGCTTTCAGAAGCCAATAGTTTCAAATTAGAGCAAGGTAATTTGTACTTATTTAAACAAGATACCCTCATTGCAGAATTCAAATCCACGCCAATCCTCTAA
- a CDS encoding 6-bladed beta-propeller encodes MGSRLNVIAFICILVNLLTNKLHAQDSMEIRIAPNYAMGGKCSELFQSVRYIPLETSKKCIIGRVRKLYVAKDNFIVYDDTRNQIVIFDRNGKYLSKINDLSGSSKIPAWDILFENISIDYVNNKIIVLPNYVHEKIRDIIFEFDFNGKLLAKRKFDVSNFGRSFASLGDDAFFIKYEQGGSLWKTLKKKYTFAVIKNGKVLSNILPCSEHPILENQDNLFVVNMVEKWAKGTQSVFFNQAYKDEIYEIDTGGVRKKYKLILPIEYSIPTDFLSNSIYNGKRLDTLIAHNKWVYGFDEIYGQDDILLLKYLNTENNNYNKYLRINFLNGMFYSFNFIEPDTLSYYLPVVSDVLVMANDKIYSALNTRDLMDAYSRNTFKKVYKENSSVPIISSINKLSNPVIVEITPKVDF; translated from the coding sequence ATGGGTTCAAGATTAAATGTAATTGCATTTATATGTATTCTTGTTAATTTATTGACAAATAAATTGCATGCTCAAGATTCCATGGAAATAAGAATAGCTCCGAATTATGCCATGGGTGGAAAGTGCTCAGAACTATTTCAATCCGTACGTTACATCCCGTTAGAAACAAGCAAAAAATGTATCATAGGAAGAGTTAGGAAATTGTATGTTGCCAAGGACAATTTTATTGTTTATGATGATACGCGAAATCAAATTGTAATTTTCGATAGAAATGGAAAGTACTTATCTAAAATAAATGATCTTTCCGGCAGTAGTAAAATCCCGGCCTGGGATATCCTTTTTGAAAATATCTCCATTGATTATGTTAATAATAAGATTATAGTTTTACCTAATTATGTACATGAAAAGATACGCGACATTATATTTGAATTTGACTTTAACGGGAAACTATTAGCTAAAAGAAAATTCGATGTGTCAAACTTTGGTAGATCGTTTGCATCATTAGGAGATGATGCTTTCTTTATTAAGTATGAACAGGGCGGGAGTTTATGGAAAACGCTTAAAAAGAAATACACTTTCGCCGTTATTAAAAATGGGAAAGTCTTATCAAACATTTTACCATGTTCGGAACATCCAATATTAGAAAATCAAGATAATCTTTTTGTCGTAAACATGGTAGAGAAATGGGCGAAAGGTACTCAAAGCGTATTTTTTAACCAAGCATATAAGGATGAAATATATGAAATTGATACCGGGGGAGTGAGAAAGAAATACAAGTTAATCCTGCCTATAGAATATTCGATCCCTACTGATTTTCTTAGTAACTCAATATATAATGGCAAAAGACTTGATACACTTATAGCGCACAATAAATGGGTTTACGGTTTTGATGAGATATACGGACAAGATGATATACTCTTGCTAAAGTATTTAAATACTGAGAATAATAATTATAATAAATACCTGCGTATTAACTTTTTAAACGGAATGTTTTATTCATTTAATTTCATTGAACCTGACACCTTGAGTTATTATTTACCTGTTGTTAGCGATGTTTTGGTTATGGCTAATGATAAAATCTATTCGGCTTTAAATACAAGAGATTTAATGGATGCGTATAGCAGGAATACATTTAAAAAAGTATACAAAGAAAACAGCTCGGTTCCAATCATTAGTAGCATAAATAAACTATCAAACCCTGTCATAGTCGAAATTACCCCTAAGGTAGATTTTTAA
- a CDS encoding S46 family peptidase — MKKKLLVLLLLLVVKFAHADEGMWLPYLLGQKVYADMVKKGLKLSKEQLYSINKASIKDAIIIFGGGCTGEIVSKNGLIFTNHHCGYGAIAAASSVEHNYLKDGFYAKSFAEEIPANGLSVQFLVRVEDVSEQLMPALKGLSGAEYNKKFQELSGDIVKKLVEGTDYEAKVVPMFKGNQFLAFVYERYSDIRLVGTPPESIGKFGGDTDNWEWPRHTGDFSIFRVYANKDNKPAEYDAANVPLKPKYFLPVSIKGVKENDYAMIFGYPGGTNRYETSYGVKLKTSIENPNIVNLRDARLKAMFEQMKNDPAVKLQLASSYAGIANYWKFYDGERKQLLKYKVYEEKQKEEAAFNAWAKGKPEYENILSQYEQNYKAWEPYAKERIYLTEGVLGSPLASFAASLSGVEDALVRSGLPADAAAKAIQKADASRTNFLKNENKPSDQKILAITAQMYYNDVPKDQHPIGFFEGIRQQFGDLSDAKTFQDWAAYVFANTMVFDDTKWNQFKTLPDAAKLQADPAYAYASAFIKNYISKYLPLYRKFVSTNDDLGRSYLAGIMAMKPTATRYPDANFTMRLSYGQVKSYNPRDAVHYDYVTTLTGVMEKYIPGDYEFDLPQKLIDLYNKKDFGQYKDARKNDIVVGFITTNDITGGNSGSPVINGNGELIGLAFDGNYEALSHKIQFDSVYNRTICVDVRYVLWCIDKLGGASNIINELKLVR, encoded by the coding sequence ATGAAGAAAAAGCTACTAGTACTCCTATTACTATTGGTGGTAAAATTTGCCCATGCCGATGAAGGGATGTGGCTGCCATACCTGCTTGGCCAGAAAGTTTATGCGGATATGGTCAAGAAAGGTTTAAAACTTTCCAAAGAGCAACTTTACAGTATTAACAAGGCTTCCATCAAGGATGCTATCATAATTTTCGGCGGTGGCTGTACCGGTGAAATCGTCAGCAAAAACGGGCTGATTTTTACCAATCACCACTGCGGTTATGGAGCTATTGCCGCGGCAAGTAGCGTGGAGCATAATTATCTGAAAGACGGGTTTTATGCTAAGAGTTTCGCCGAAGAAATTCCGGCTAATGGTCTGAGCGTGCAATTTTTAGTTAGGGTAGAAGATGTTTCCGAACAACTGATGCCGGCCCTAAAAGGACTTTCGGGCGCTGAATATAATAAAAAGTTCCAGGAGCTTTCCGGCGACATTGTGAAGAAATTGGTTGAGGGTACGGATTATGAGGCAAAGGTTGTGCCCATGTTTAAGGGAAATCAATTCCTGGCTTTCGTATATGAGCGTTATTCCGATATCAGGCTGGTAGGTACCCCCCCGGAAAGTATCGGTAAGTTTGGTGGCGATACCGACAACTGGGAATGGCCGCGCCATACGGGCGATTTTTCCATTTTCCGCGTGTATGCCAACAAGGATAATAAGCCGGCTGAATATGACGCTGCAAACGTGCCATTGAAACCTAAGTATTTCTTGCCGGTATCCATTAAAGGGGTGAAGGAAAATGATTATGCAATGATTTTCGGTTATCCCGGCGGAACAAACCGCTATGAAACATCTTACGGGGTGAAGTTGAAAACTTCCATTGAGAATCCGAATATCGTGAACTTGCGCGATGCACGCCTGAAAGCGATGTTTGAACAAATGAAAAATGATCCTGCCGTTAAACTGCAACTGGCTTCTTCTTATGCAGGTATCGCGAACTACTGGAAATTTTATGACGGTGAAAGGAAACAATTGCTGAAATATAAAGTATACGAAGAAAAGCAAAAGGAAGAGGCGGCTTTCAATGCTTGGGCTAAAGGTAAGCCGGAGTATGAAAATATCCTTTCCCAATACGAGCAAAACTATAAAGCCTGGGAACCTTATGCCAAGGAGAGAATTTATTTGACAGAAGGCGTTTTAGGTTCACCATTGGCCAGCTTCGCCGCTAGTCTTTCCGGTGTTGAAGATGCCTTGGTGCGCAGCGGCCTTCCTGCTGATGCTGCGGCTAAAGCGATTCAGAAAGCCGATGCATCTCGCACCAATTTCTTGAAAAATGAAAATAAGCCGAGCGATCAGAAAATCCTGGCTATAACGGCACAGATGTATTATAATGATGTTCCGAAAGATCAGCACCCGATCGGTTTCTTTGAAGGCATCCGGCAACAATTCGGTGATCTGAGCGATGCTAAGACTTTTCAGGATTGGGCCGCTTACGTCTTTGCAAATACAATGGTTTTTGATGATACCAAATGGAACCAATTTAAAACATTGCCCGATGCAGCCAAGTTGCAAGCTGATCCCGCTTATGCTTATGCTTCCGCTTTCATTAAGAATTATATCTCTAAATACTTGCCTTTATACAGGAAATTCGTTTCTACCAATGATGACTTAGGCCGTAGTTACCTGGCGGGTATAATGGCCATGAAACCTACTGCTACGCGTTATCCGGATGCCAACTTTACCATGCGTTTGTCCTATGGTCAAGTGAAATCGTATAATCCAAGGGATGCCGTTCATTACGATTATGTAACAACGCTCACGGGTGTTATGGAGAAATATATCCCGGGTGATTACGAATTTGATTTACCGCAAAAACTGATCGATCTATATAACAAAAAGGATTTTGGTCAATATAAAGATGCCCGCAAAAATGACATCGTTGTAGGATTTATTACGACCAATGACATTACGGGCGGTAACTCCGGTTCCCCGGTAATTAATGGCAACGGTGAATTGATCGGTTTAGCTTTTGATGGTAACTATGAAGCGCTGAGCCATAAAATCCAGTTTGATTCCGTTTACAACCGCACCATTTGCGTAGATGTTCGTTATGTGTTGTGGTGTATTGATAAATTAGGCGGCGCTAGCAATATCATTAACGAATTGAAATTAGTCCGCTAA
- a CDS encoding DNA-3-methyladenine glycosylase family protein, with protein sequence MPKKKLHPYFEHLSKDKRFLKIMETPLLPVQPKHNITLLLISCIINQQLSIKVADVIYARFLALFPATPTAEAILQLGITDLRSIGISAAKAQYILNVAQFAVDENLDDEKLLEMENEEILKYLTQIKGVGAWSVEMLLMFQLGREDVFSLGDYGVRQSMIKLYKIDPSDKKSCDAKILKIAEKFKPYRSFACRHLWLWRDNN encoded by the coding sequence ATGCCCAAGAAGAAGCTTCATCCCTACTTTGAACATCTCTCGAAAGACAAGCGTTTCCTAAAGATCATGGAAACGCCACTGTTGCCCGTACAGCCCAAGCATAATATAACATTACTCTTAATCAGTTGTATCATTAATCAACAGTTAAGCATTAAGGTTGCAGATGTAATATATGCCCGCTTCCTCGCATTGTTCCCCGCAACACCAACCGCGGAAGCTATCCTGCAACTCGGCATTACAGATCTCAGGAGCATTGGTATTTCCGCTGCAAAGGCTCAATACATTCTAAACGTTGCACAGTTTGCAGTAGATGAAAATCTGGATGATGAAAAGCTGCTGGAGATGGAAAATGAAGAAATATTAAAATATTTGACACAGATTAAGGGTGTCGGGGCCTGGTCGGTCGAGATGCTGTTAATGTTTCAATTGGGTCGTGAAGATGTTTTCTCATTAGGGGATTACGGTGTGCGGCAATCGATGATTAAATTATATAAAATTGATCCTAGCGATAAAAAATCTTGCGATGCAAAAATCCTGAAGATCGCAGAAAAATTTAAACCCTACAGGAGCTTCGCTTGCAGGCATCTCTGGCTATGGCGCGATAACAATTAA
- a CDS encoding glycosyltransferase family 2 protein has product MNVVEVKPLISIVVPCYNEEEIIERTERTLSNYLATLVNDNKVSSESYIVFVDDGSVDNTFDILLKSRNLNSKIIKLASNKGHQYALLAGLDYVINKTDCVITIDADLQHDVYAINKMIDAYRSGAHIVYGIWKHRRTETWFKKNSAYFFSLMLRMFGVPLVPRHSDFRLLSNKVLQELSRYKESNLFLRGLLPLINLKTTAIAYEQSGRIGGKTKYTLKKMLSLAINGITSFSNVPIRLITIIGLILFFVTMGLSINVLIIYLRGRTLPGWASISLPMYFLSGVQLLSLGVIGEYIAKIYKETKCRPKYHIEVIVE; this is encoded by the coding sequence ATGAATGTTGTAGAAGTTAAGCCGTTAATAAGCATAGTAGTTCCTTGTTACAATGAAGAGGAGATAATTGAAAGAACAGAACGAACACTTTCGAATTATTTGGCTACGCTAGTTAATGATAATAAAGTATCTTCGGAAAGTTATATCGTGTTTGTTGATGATGGAAGTGTCGACAATACATTTGATATTCTATTGAAATCTAGGAATTTGAATAGTAAGATTATTAAACTTGCTTCTAATAAAGGCCACCAATATGCCTTGTTGGCGGGGTTAGATTATGTCATTAATAAAACTGACTGTGTTATTACTATTGATGCAGATTTACAACACGATGTATATGCAATTAACAAAATGATTGATGCGTACCGAAGCGGTGCACATATCGTATATGGAATTTGGAAACATCGGCGCACTGAGACTTGGTTTAAGAAAAATTCAGCTTATTTTTTTTCATTGATGTTGAGAATGTTCGGAGTACCTCTAGTACCTAGACATTCAGACTTTAGACTGTTATCTAATAAAGTGCTTCAAGAGCTTTCTCGATATAAGGAATCAAATTTATTTTTAAGGGGACTATTACCCCTCATTAATTTAAAAACAACGGCAATTGCTTATGAACAATCGGGTCGAATAGGAGGTAAGACTAAATATACACTAAAAAAGATGTTATCACTAGCCATTAATGGTATTACTTCATTTAGCAATGTACCAATTCGTTTAATCACGATAATTGGGTTAATTTTATTTTTTGTTACAATGGGGCTAAGTATCAATGTTTTAATTATTTATTTGAGAGGAAGAACCCTTCCAGGTTGGGCATCTATATCATTACCTATGTATTTTTTAAGCGGAGTACAATTATTAAGTTTAGGGGTTATAGGTGAATATATTGCGAAGATATATAAAGAAACAAAATGTCGGCCTAAGTATCATATTGAAGTGATAGTTGAGTAA
- a CDS encoding TonB-dependent receptor has product MRRKLCLLVFAISILISFSLKAQEISDSLQKGTVYGVLYDSSHNHSLPAATVAVYAHDSVLISYALTDNFGKFEFHNLPIEQPLKVICTHIGYKTTSFIFQIKAKEISVKLPSINMTILYQDLEEVVIKAMPPVSMKGDTIEFNAEAFKMDKNAVAEDLLRKLPGVIIWGDGTITVYGKEVNAILVNGKSFFNNETKVATQNIDKGAIDKVQVYKRSDNDARKDSIMEINIKLKEGKDNGFFGKVSVGKGSWKRHESNLNFNAFNAKTQVSIVGALNNVNKAPKDIMTLISNSTFKGVGLSVDYQPEFNQQGVTTSKMLGGFFKRDFSKPGGRLNELNIDYYYKNSKLIANENLSTSTLIGDNNRLSSYDSSNNRNLDKTHVLNLKYEREGSKYRAVLSTAVNIRDSKNYSMRNLESLDFISYTALSKTSNLGDERNLNESYSFRIELSPLKNKNDFHNKSILSAFDKIIYDFHYLRDSSHSHNDINFVSYVDTLENLKFNRKYDKNFNRVSQDVNIKSSTFDGPGILKHLHIKYFFLNRFKLVTDWNNTNALDFDNSKDMYLRNDYLTNRSHYTEIDERPQISLTKSITDILYGRYSKNLNISLNIIGQLIRQRNNSAKPFQDLDKKYHNFIPEISVQYRNNQYSLTDQFLEAEYKIFYDYPSVNQLVPLIDSSDIYYQYLGSPDLKPQKNKQLTLRYQYNDLKASNNFKLSAMLRAKIISDFYATNTFINPSGRKFVNLINTNGYKIAYFNANLNKAYKINKNNLFQLEYVNSTYLSKRPSFLKTASTDITTSIISNIFSINNDVSIYYSWLENLVFKLSESYHFYQSKQGKGTADLLKNVYYNTLASVSYNATKRLNVGSNISFKSMLSSYGQRDKFKIWNANVNYRCLPGNNLEITFAALDLLKQNKALINFGDSYSITEGYSNVLQQYFMLSIAFYPRQFGRKTSN; this is encoded by the coding sequence ATGAGAAGAAAATTATGCCTACTTGTTTTTGCCATCTCAATTTTGATTTCTTTTTCTCTTAAAGCGCAAGAAATTAGCGATAGTTTACAAAAAGGAACCGTTTACGGGGTACTTTATGATTCATCACATAATCATTCATTACCTGCGGCAACCGTTGCAGTATATGCGCACGATTCTGTTCTGATATCGTATGCATTGACCGACAATTTTGGCAAATTCGAATTTCATAATTTGCCAATCGAACAGCCGTTGAAAGTTATCTGTACCCATATTGGATATAAGACCACGAGCTTTATATTTCAAATTAAAGCAAAGGAAATATCTGTGAAATTACCTTCAATAAATATGACTATACTGTATCAAGATTTAGAAGAAGTTGTAATTAAGGCAATGCCACCTGTAAGTATGAAGGGGGATACGATAGAATTTAATGCAGAGGCTTTTAAAATGGATAAGAATGCTGTAGCGGAGGATCTCTTGAGAAAGTTGCCGGGTGTGATTATTTGGGGGGATGGTACTATTACAGTTTATGGAAAAGAGGTAAATGCGATTTTGGTAAATGGAAAAAGTTTCTTTAATAACGAAACAAAAGTAGCAACACAAAATATTGATAAAGGTGCTATTGATAAAGTTCAAGTATATAAAAGAAGTGATAATGACGCAAGGAAGGATTCAATAATGGAAATCAATATAAAACTAAAAGAAGGGAAGGACAATGGATTTTTTGGTAAAGTTTCTGTAGGTAAAGGTTCCTGGAAGAGGCATGAATCAAATTTAAATTTTAATGCTTTTAATGCTAAAACACAAGTATCAATCGTAGGGGCACTTAATAATGTTAATAAGGCTCCAAAAGATATTATGACACTAATTTCCAATAGCACATTTAAGGGGGTTGGACTAAGTGTAGACTATCAACCTGAATTTAATCAACAGGGAGTAACCACTTCCAAGATGTTAGGCGGATTTTTTAAAAGGGATTTTTCAAAACCAGGTGGTAGGCTCAATGAATTGAACATCGACTATTATTATAAAAATTCAAAGCTAATTGCAAATGAAAATTTAAGTACTTCTACACTTATAGGAGATAATAATCGATTGAGTTCTTATGATAGCTCAAATAATAGAAATTTGGATAAAACGCACGTACTGAATTTAAAGTATGAAAGAGAGGGTTCCAAATACAGGGCTGTACTATCTACTGCTGTCAATATCCGGGACTCTAAAAATTATAGCATGAGAAACTTGGAAAGTCTAGATTTTATTAGTTATACTGCTTTAAGTAAGACGAGCAACTTAGGAGATGAAAGGAACTTGAATGAAAGTTACTCTTTTAGAATTGAACTTTCACCTTTGAAAAATAAAAATGACTTCCACAACAAAAGTATACTTAGTGCTTTTGATAAAATCATATATGATTTTCATTACCTACGAGATTCTAGCCATTCGCATAACGATATAAATTTTGTTTCCTACGTTGACACATTGGAGAATTTGAAATTTAACAGGAAATATGATAAGAACTTTAACCGGGTTTCCCAAGACGTTAATATTAAATCGAGCACCTTTGATGGACCGGGTATTCTTAAGCATTTGCATATTAAATATTTTTTTCTGAACAGATTCAAATTAGTCACGGATTGGAATAATACAAATGCTCTGGACTTTGATAATTCAAAAGATATGTACCTAAGAAATGATTATTTGACTAATAGAAGCCATTATACTGAAATTGATGAGCGACCGCAGATTTCTTTAACCAAATCTATCACAGATATTCTATATGGTCGATACAGCAAAAATTTGAACATTTCATTGAATATAATCGGACAGCTTATTCGGCAAAGGAATAATTCAGCCAAGCCCTTTCAGGATCTAGATAAAAAGTACCATAATTTTATACCTGAAATTAGTGTGCAATATAGAAATAACCAATATTCTTTAACGGATCAATTTTTGGAAGCTGAATATAAAATATTTTACGATTACCCGTCTGTAAACCAATTAGTTCCCTTAATAGATAGCAGTGATATTTATTATCAGTACCTTGGAAGTCCCGATCTTAAGCCTCAAAAGAATAAGCAGTTAACACTCAGGTATCAATATAATGATTTAAAAGCTAGCAATAATTTCAAGTTATCTGCCATGTTGCGAGCTAAGATTATAAGTGATTTTTATGCCACTAATACCTTCATCAATCCTTCAGGTAGAAAATTCGTAAATTTAATAAATACTAACGGTTACAAAATTGCATATTTCAATGCGAATTTGAATAAAGCATATAAGATCAATAAGAATAACTTATTTCAACTAGAGTATGTCAATTCCACGTACTTAAGTAAAAGACCTAGTTTCTTAAAGACTGCATCCACAGACATAACTACGAGTATCATTTCTAATATTTTTAGTATAAATAATGATGTTTCTATATATTATAGCTGGCTGGAAAATTTGGTATTTAAATTATCTGAGAGCTACCATTTTTATCAATCAAAGCAGGGGAAGGGCACTGCTGATTTATTGAAAAATGTTTATTATAATACACTCGCAAGTGTCTCCTATAATGCTACTAAGCGATTAAATGTGGGTAGCAATATAAGTTTTAAAAGTATGTTATCCAGTTATGGACAAAGAGATAAGTTTAAGATATGGAATGCAAATGTAAATTATAGATGTTTACCCGGTAATAACCTCGAAATAACATTTGCTGCTCTGGATTTGCTAAAGCAAAATAAGGCTTTGATAAATTTTGGCGATTCTTATTCTATAACGGAAGGTTATTCAAATGTACTACAGCAATATTTTATGCTTTCAATTGCTTTCTATCCTCGTCAGTTTGGAAGAAAGACATCTAACTGA